The Aythya fuligula isolate bAytFul2 chromosome 2, bAytFul2.pri, whole genome shotgun sequence genome contains a region encoding:
- the HACD1 gene encoding very-long-chain (3R)-3-hydroxyacyl-CoA dehydratase 1 isoform X2, whose protein sequence is MASSEEDGSGNGSVEEKENGKKRSLGALATAWLIFYNVAMTAGWLVLGIAMVRFYIQKGTHRGLFRSVQKTLKFFQTFALLEVVHCAVGIVRTSVLVTGVQVSSRIFMVWFIAHSIKQIQNEESVILFLVVWTVTEITRYSFYTFNLLNHLPYFIKWARYNFFIILYPAGVAGELLTIYAALPYVKKTGMFSLRLPNKYNVSFDYYYFLIIVMFSYIPLFPQLYFHMLRQRRKVLHGEVIVEKDD, encoded by the exons ATGGCGTCCAGCGAGGAGGACGGAAGCGGTAACGGCTcggtggaggagaaggagaacgGCAAGAAGAGGAGCCTGGGCGCCCTGGCCACGGCCTGGCTCATCTTCTACAACGTCGCCATGACCGCGGG GTGGCTGGTGTTGGGTATTGCCATGGTGCGCTTTTATATACAGAAAGGAACACACAGAGGCTTATTCAGAAGCGTGCAAAAGACGCTTAAATTTTTCCAGACATTTGCTTTGCTTGAG gtAGTCCACTGTGCAGTTG GAATAGTTCGCACATCTGTGCTTGTGACAGGGGTCCAAGTGAGCTCAAGAATCTTCATGGTGTGGTTCATTGCACATAGTATAAAACAG ATCCAGAATGAGGAGAGCGTTATTCTTTTTCTGGTTGTATGGACTGTGACAGAGATTACTCGATATTCCTTCTACACATTCAACCTGCTCAACCATTTGCCATACTTCATTAAATGGGCCAG atacaacttttttataattttgtatCCCGCTGGAGTTGCTGGTGAACTGCTGACTATATATGCTGCTTTACCCTatgtgaagaaaacaggaatgtTTTCATTGAGACTTCCCAACAAATACAATGTCTCCTTCGACTACTATTACTTCCTTATTATTGTCATGTTCTCCTATATACCAT TATTTCCACAACTCTACTTCCACATGCTGCGGCAGAGAAGAAAGGTGCTTCATGGAGAAGTGATTGTAGAAAAGGACGATTGA
- the HACD1 gene encoding very-long-chain (3R)-3-hydroxyacyl-CoA dehydratase 1 isoform X1, translating into MASSEEDGSGNGSVEEKENGKKRSLGALATAWLIFYNVAMTAGWLVLGIAMVRFYIQKGTHRGLFRSVQKTLKFFQTFALLEVVHCAVVRTSVLVTGVQVSSRIFMVWFIAHSIKQIQNEESVILFLVVWTVTEITRYSFYTFNLLNHLPYFIKWARYNFFIILYPAGVAGELLTIYAALPYVKKTGMFSLRLPNKYNVSFDYYYFLIIVMFSYIPLFPQLYFHMLRQRRKVLHGEVIVEKDD; encoded by the exons ATGGCGTCCAGCGAGGAGGACGGAAGCGGTAACGGCTcggtggaggagaaggagaacgGCAAGAAGAGGAGCCTGGGCGCCCTGGCCACGGCCTGGCTCATCTTCTACAACGTCGCCATGACCGCGGG GTGGCTGGTGTTGGGTATTGCCATGGTGCGCTTTTATATACAGAAAGGAACACACAGAGGCTTATTCAGAAGCGTGCAAAAGACGCTTAAATTTTTCCAGACATTTGCTTTGCTTGAG gtAGTCCACTGTGCAGTTG TTCGCACATCTGTGCTTGTGACAGGGGTCCAAGTGAGCTCAAGAATCTTCATGGTGTGGTTCATTGCACATAGTATAAAACAG ATCCAGAATGAGGAGAGCGTTATTCTTTTTCTGGTTGTATGGACTGTGACAGAGATTACTCGATATTCCTTCTACACATTCAACCTGCTCAACCATTTGCCATACTTCATTAAATGGGCCAG atacaacttttttataattttgtatCCCGCTGGAGTTGCTGGTGAACTGCTGACTATATATGCTGCTTTACCCTatgtgaagaaaacaggaatgtTTTCATTGAGACTTCCCAACAAATACAATGTCTCCTTCGACTACTATTACTTCCTTATTATTGTCATGTTCTCCTATATACCAT TATTTCCACAACTCTACTTCCACATGCTGCGGCAGAGAAGAAAGGTGCTTCATGGAGAAGTGATTGTAGAAAAGGACGATTGA